GGCGTGAGCCGCGCGTTGTGGGGCGAATCGGTCTTCGCCGTGCGTTACCTGTCGGTGTGCTGCAGCGTGTTGCTGGTGGCCGTGGGCGCGCGGTTGGGCCGGCTGATCGGCGGGCCCACCGCCTCGGTGTTCACCGCGCTCTTACTCGCGACATCGCCCATCCTGCTCTACTATGCGCAAGAGGCGCGCATGTATGCGCTGGCCGCGCTGCTGGCCGGCGGCGCGATGTTACTGACTGCAGCAGCGCTGAATCACGGAGCGCAAGACGCAAGACGCAATACGCAATACGCCCTGCTCTCGCTCGGCGCACTGTTCACGCACTACTACGCTGCCGGCGTGCTGTTCGTGAACGCGCTGACGCTGGGGCTGGCGGCGTTGCGTTCGCGCGATGGCCGACGCCTGATCGCTTGGCTGACTGTTCATCTTGCCATCGCGCTCGCCTTTGGCGCATGGTTTTTGGGGTTGCAATCACGCTATGCATCGCGCGCCGTTGCCACGCGTTCGCGCATTGTGCCGGTCCTCGAGGACATCGTGAACAATTTCGGGGTGGGCATCAACGGCCTGCTGTTCGGCATGCGCGCCGACGGCAGCCTGACGGCGGTTGCGCTCATCCTATTCATGCTAGGGGGGATCGGTGTGATCGGTTATTGGCGGCGCGGGCAACGCGGCGACGCCTTGCTCATCTGTGGGTGGATCGCTGCGTCGCTGGGCATCGTGGCGGTGACGGCGGGACGCTCCGGCATCGTGAACGACTTTAGCCCGCGCTACTACCTGTTCGCGCTGTTGCCGTTGGCGCTGGCTGCCGGCGGTTGGGTTGTGCGCATCGAAGATGCACGCCGGCGCACCGCCCACTCCCCACTCCCCATTCCTCAATCTCCGATCTCTTATCTCTCCCATCTCCCGCTTGCCCTCATCACATGCGTCGCCCTCGCGCCGGCCGTCATCGGCAACTTACAACTATTCGACCCAAGCTGGCAAAAGAGCCGCTACGACGCGATGATCGGTGCCATCCGTGAGCGTGCTCAGCAGGGAGATGGTGTGGTATTGGTCAACAGCGATCAGTTCCCGCTGCTGGCGTACTACGGTCCACTCGACATGCCGGTCTGGATCGTCAACAACGACGCGCTCAGCCGCGATCCGGCTTCGGTGGAGGCAGCGTTGTCACACTTCGCCGACGACAAAGCGCGCGTCTGGCTGGTGAACTATGGCTGGGCGATGGCGCTGCAGCCGCCCTCGGTTGTCGAGCAGGCGCTCAACCGGCGTGGCGCGCGCACCTATGCGCAAGGCTTCCAAGATGTGGCGCTTGCGCTTTACGATTTGCGTTTTGCCGCAGGCGACGCGCCGGTGCAACCGCAGCATGTCCAGTTCGGCAAACAGATCACGCTGGTAGGCACGCGCAGCCACGCGCGGCAGTATTACCCCGGCGACGCCGTCACGCTCGACTTGATCTGGCGTGCCGACCAAACTCCGCGCGCCGACTACACCGTGTTCATGCACCTGCGCCGCGCCGATGACGGCAGCCAGATTTCCGCGTTCGACAGCCCGCCGGTGAACGGCGCTTCGCCCACCTCGCGCTGGACGCCCGGCGCGATCATCACCGACACGCGCGCCGTGCCGATCCCAGCCGATGCGTCGCCGGGCGAATACAATGTCGTGATCGGTTGGTATCGCTATCCCACCTTCGAGCGCCTCACGATCAACGGTGGAGAAGCAACCGAGCACGTCGTCGAGCGCATCACCATCCTGTCACGCTGAGCGCCGGTCGGCTGATATAGTGCAGCCTCGTTTGCATCATGTCGCGTAGAACGCTCGTCCTGCTTGTCGCGCTCGTCATCGCCTCGTTCGCGTTGAGCCTTGTCCCCTTGCAAGCGTCGCCGAGCGCGCCGGCGTCGCCCGAATGGCGCTACCGCCGCCCGATTACGATCTCGAATGCCGGCGAGGCCGACCTGCGCGACTTCCAGGTGTGGCTTGTGCTCGATGCGCAAAACTTCGAC
The window above is part of the Candidatus Roseilinea sp. genome. Proteins encoded here:
- a CDS encoding membrane protein, translating into MHLIANAIIARVMTHRQARIAALGCCALAFLMATWTLDARGLWGDEAFSVWASQQPFASLIAGLDAQPPLYHLLLGVSRALWGESVFAVRYLSVCCSVLLVAVGARLGRLIGGPTASVFTALLLATSPILLYYAQEARMYALAALLAGGAMLLTAAALNHGAQDARRNTQYALLSLGALFTHYYAAGVLFVNALTLGLAALRSRDGRRLIAWLTVHLAIALAFGAWFLGLQSRYASRAVATRSRIVPVLEDIVNNFGVGINGLLFGMRADGSLTAVALILFMLGGIGVIGYWRRGQRGDALLICGWIAASLGIVAVTAGRSGIVNDFSPRYYLFALLPLALAAGGWVVRIEDARRRTAHSPLPIPQSPISYLSHLPLALITCVALAPAVIGNLQLFDPSWQKSRYDAMIGAIRERAQQGDGVVLVNSDQFPLLAYYGPLDMPVWIVNNDALSRDPASVEAALSHFADDKARVWLVNYGWAMALQPPSVVEQALNRRGARTYAQGFQDVALALYDLRFAAGDAPVQPQHVQFGKQITLVGTRSHARQYYPGDAVTLDLIWRADQTPRADYTVFMHLRRADDGSQISAFDSPPVNGASPTSRWTPGAIITDTRAVPIPADASPGEYNVVIGWYRYPTFERLTINGGEATEHVVERITILSR